TCGCCTTGTTGATCGCTTCCGTTGCAATCTGCTTTACTCTGATTTTGGCCAGATGCATAATGGGTGGTTTCATTTTCTTATCCACATAGGCAAAACCCTGCATCAAACAAAACGCTGTTACCAATAAAATAATCAACCACATTTTGCGCCTGCCACTTGGCGGCTTGCGGCGTCTTCGGCTTCGCCATCGTCTTCTCATCATCGGGCGTCCCTCCCCTGCGGGATGAGCTATAGGCTATATACTATCCTTATGCATTGTTGTCCCGAAAAAGAAGGACAGCACCTGCTCGTACGGGGATATCATCACTTACAACTAAAAAAGCCTTCCACCAGCAGATTTTGTCTGCATGACGGAAGGCTTTTTAATGGAATATGGCTCTGAGGAATCAGATCCCTGTCCACATTTTATTATTTCGGAACGGACTCCCAATCTTTCAGGAAGCGCTCAATGCCGCTGTCTGTCAGCGGGTGTTTCCACAATGTTGGCAGGAGCGAACCCGGAATGGTCGCGATATGCGCACCAGAAAGAGCTGCATCCTCGACATGTTTGATATTACGGATGCTTGCTGCAATAATTTCGGAAGGCAAATCATACGTATCCAGAATGAGACGCAGATCGCGAATCAGCTTCATGCCATCCACCGCAATATCATCCAGACGGCCAACAAATGGACTGATGTATGTTGCGCCAGCTTTTGCCGCCATCAGACCCTGTGCTGCAGAGAAGATCAGCGTTACATTGGTTTTAATTCCTTTTTGGGTCAGTTCATGACAAGCATAGAGTCCATCTTCGGTCATCGGTAGTTTAATCACTACATTCGGTGCCCATTCTGCAATTTCATAAGCTTCCTTCAACATATCCCCGGCTTTAAGTCCGATCACTTCAGCACTGACCGGGCCTTTAACAACGCCACAGATCTCCTGAATCACTTCTTTAAATACGCGACCTTCTTTGGCAATCAAAGACGGGTTGGTCGTGACTCCATCCACCAGACCCAGACGTTCGATCCGTTTGATTTCTTCAACATTACCTGTATCTAAGAAAAATTTCATGATATGTTCCCTCCACTTGATGAATTTTGTAAACAGCTATACTCATCATTACCCGATTATCCGTATATGTTAACAGTTATATATGAATTAATTTTTTTCTACAGCGTGACCGCCAAATTCATTACGCAATGCTGCAACAACTTTACCTGTGAACGTGTCTGTTTCCAGGGAGCGGTAACGCATCAACAGGGACAACGCGATAACTGGCGTAGCAGTTTGCAGATCAAATGCTGTTTCAACTGTCCAACGTCCTTCACCGGAAGAATGCATAACCCCTTTGATTTCGTCCAGGTTAGCATCTTTGGAGAATGCACGCTCTGTCAATTCCATCAACCAAGAACGAATAACGGAACCGTTGTTCCATACGCGAGCAACTTGTTCGAAGTCGAAATCGAAGCCGCTTTTCTCCAATACGTCGAAGCCTTCACCGATGGAAGCCATCATACCGTACTCGATACCGTTGTGAACCATTTTCAGGAAGTGACCGCTACCTGCTTTACCTGCATACAGGTAACCATTTTCAACGGAAGTATCCTTGAACGCAGGCTCAACTACTGCCCAAGCTTCAGGATCGCCACCGATCATGTAACATGCGCCATTACGCGCGCCTTCCATACCGCCGGATGTACCAGCATCCATGTAGTGAATGCCTTTAGGTTTCATTTCTTCGTAACGACGGATGGACTCTTTGTAGTGCGAGTTACCCGCTTCGATGATGATGTCGCCTTTGGACAACAGTGGGCTTACTTCAGCCAGTACAGCGTCAACCACGTTGTGAGGAACCATGATCCACAATACACGTGGGGATTCAAGGGAAGTTACCATTTCTGCATAAGAAGATACGCCTGCTGCGCCGTATTCTTTCATTTCATTAACAGCTTCAGCGTTAAGGTCAAAAGCAACCACTTCATGTTTGTGGTCAATCAGGTTTCTACCCAGGTTCAATCCCATTTTACCTAATCCAATAAGTCCAAGTTTCATTGCTAAGTTCCTCCTGTTATGAACATTTCTAATTTTTATCTGGCCAATTCCAAAATAGTGCTTAACCATGTGGCGCAGTAACCGTTCCGGTTACGAATCGTTCTTTCGATCGCTGTTGTCTCCAAATTTCCTTGATTAATAATGTTTAAGGTTAAAATATGGAGACAAAGGCGAGGCATATGCTTACGAAGTAGCTTTCTTTCAGAAAGCTTTTAGCTTCGCTTCTTCAGAATCGATTTCGTCCCCTACACTACTCGCGCGTAATTGTTACGAACTGATTTAGATTGAGCCAACTAATCTATATCAAAAATTTTCACGGCCTTCCGGGTATTACCGGAAGGACTTATGCAAAATTGGAACGGTGTAATTCATACAAATTTGTATATTATCGAGCAGAATAGATAGTAGTGTTCTCTTCTCTGATGCTGCTCTTACAATACTTTTACCACCAACGGTAGCCGTTCTCTGCAATCAGACGATCTGCTGACTTCGGTCCTTGCGAACCTGCGCTGTACGTATCAAGTGGCACACTGCCCTCCTGGAATGCTTCCAAGATCGGCTGTACCCATTGCCAAGCCAGTTCAACTTCGTTCCAGTGAGCAAAGAATGTAGAATCGCCACGCATCGCGTCAAAGATCAGGTTTTCATAAGCTTCCGGAATGTTTCGTTCACCTGAGTTGAAGCTCATATGCATAGGTTCCACTTCGCCTTGGTTGAGTGGGTTTTTCGCATTTAATTGAAGCGAGATGCTTTCTTTCGGACCAATTTCAATCGTCAGCAAGTTAGGCTCTGTTGTATTTTCGGATTCATGACCTGTTTTCAGTGGAGCCTTGAATTCAACAACAATTCTGGTTGATTTCTCAGCCAGGCGTTTGCCTGTACGAATGTAAAATGGAACTTCACTCCAGAATGGATCATCGATCCACAGTCTCGCGGCAACATATGTTTCATTCTGAGAACCAGCTGGAATGTCAGGCTCGTCCAGATATCCAACAACAGAAGTACCTTGCAGTTCGCCTGCTCCATATTGGGCACGAACGACTTCGGAAGCGATATTCTCTTTCGTCAATGGACGAAGAGCTTCAGCGATCTTCTGCTTTTTGAATTGAATTTCTTCTGGTGTGCAGCGTTTTGGCAAATGCAAACCAATCATCATCAGCAACTGAAGCATATGGTTTTGGAACATGTCACGAAGGGCACCGCTTTGGTCATAATACGCGGCACGCTCTTCGACCCCAACCGTTTCACTTGCTGTAATCTGTACATTTGCAATGTAACGATTGGACCACAAAGCCTGAATGACCGGATTCGCGTAAGTGAGGGTTTCAATATTTTGAACCATCGGTTTACCAAGGAAATGGTCAATACGGTAAATTTCTTCTTCCGCAAAAGTATTGCTCAATTTTTCGTTCAGATCACGAGCAGATTGCAAATCGTGTCCGAATGGTTTTTCGATGATGAGTTTCTTCCAGCCTTTGGTGTTACCCAAGCCGCTTTCTTGAATGTTCAGTGCGATTGGCTCAAAGAATTCCGGTGCAACCGACATGTAGAACATGCGATTCTCGGGAATATTGAGCTCTTGTTCACGTTTCTGAACCAGTTCCAGCAATTTGGTGTAATCTTCAAGCTTCGTATTATTTAAAGAACAATAACGAAAAGCACCAATAAAGTCGCGAACTTGAGCTTCTTCTTCCGGTGTTTGACGGGAGAAGGTATGCAATGACTTTTCGACATTCGCCTGGAAGTCAGCATCCGACAATTCACGCCGTCCAAGACCAATAACGGAGAAGGATTTCGGCATTTTCGAATCAATGTACAAATTATATAATGCAGGGTAAATCTTACGTTTGGCTAAATCGCCTGTTGCCCCGAAGAGGACAAATGTCATTGCGTCCATTGGAGTGCCTCCTGTGATCTGTGCAGTATAGTATATGATGATACAAAATGTTCAAATCCAAGCATGACAAAAGACGGAATTAGTGGGGGAGTTCCCCGCCTTACCTCCGCTTGTGTATCTGACCTGAATTAAACATGGAACATTCCTTCTCTCCACAACCTTAATCAAGGTTATAAATTGTAACCAATTGAATTGACGTTACCCATCTTACACCTGTCGTCACAATTCGTCAACAATCGTGTCCAACCTGTGAACACCAGTGTTTATAGGGTTTTTATTTAATGTTAACGCTTTATGTGGTAACATTAAGAACAATTGGTATGTGACATTTTACACATAGGGCTTGTGGACACTCAGGTTACAATAAGTATACTAATGCTATAATAAGCATAACTAAATCAAAGGAGTACTATTATGAGCGATGATGAGAATGCCAAGCAAATATGCGAAAAGGTGGAACAGTCTTATCAGATCATTGGCCGGAAATGGGTAGCCCTCATTATTCATACATTGATGGAAGAACCCAAACGATTCAGTGAAATTCACGCTTATATCCCGGACCTGAGCAAACGGGTACTTAATGAACGGATGAAGGAATTGGAGGAAGAGGGACTTGTCGTGCGTCACGTGGTTACGGAACGCCCTGTTCGGACAGAATATATGTTGTCCCGCAAAGGCACAGAGCTGGGGCGCGCATTAAGCTCCGTAGAACGATGGGCCGATAAGTGGCTGTAGCACGTACTTTTAAGGAAAGTATAGGTGTCTCATTCTATTTTAGAGAAGGAACTTATTTCACTTTTACTTACGACATATTGAGAATTTTAAAATAAAGCTTTAAATTTCATCACGATAATGTGCTGACGCTACTTTTAATAACATCAGCAGTTACACTCATGTGATTTAATGTCTGCTGCTGCGTTCAAAATGCTGCCGATACTGTAGCGGAGTGGTTCCCGCCGACTTGCGAAATAATTGAATGAAATAAGATCCATTGGGAAATCCAGCTCGTCTGCCAATCTCTTCAACGGAAAGAGTTGTCGTTTCCAGCAGAAGATATGCCTGCTTGAGTCTTCGGGCTGTGACGTAGTCCGTAATACTGCTTCCTGTTTCTTGCTGAAAGATACGGGAAGCATAAGACTTGGATAAATGAATATCATTCGCCATATGATCCAGTCTGATTTCATCTATGTAGTGCTCTTCAATCCAATGCATCATCTTCTCCGCATGCCTTAATTGACGTGATTCGACCAAGTGTCGTTGACTCGCCTGTTCCCCGTCATTTTGTTGATCCAAAATATTCAATAGTTGTAGCAAAAACAGCACCGATTCCTCCCATTCTCCCCCAACCCGACTGCGTGACTGGTGATAACTTTTGTATATCCAATCCACCTGATCCATAGATGAACTTAGATCAAAAACCTGCTGTTGATTTCTTCCTTTCCATAACCTCGAAAAAAAAGCACGGCGATGTGGGAACGCTCCCAAATATCGGTCCATTACAATGGGCTCTACATAGAAAATGTTCCTTTCATATGGTGTATCC
This window of the Paenibacillus marchantiae genome carries:
- the gnd gene encoding phosphogluconate dehydrogenase (NAD(+)-dependent, decarboxylating): MKLGLIGLGKMGLNLGRNLIDHKHEVVAFDLNAEAVNEMKEYGAAGVSSYAEMVTSLESPRVLWIMVPHNVVDAVLAEVSPLLSKGDIIIEAGNSHYKESIRRYEEMKPKGIHYMDAGTSGGMEGARNGACYMIGGDPEAWAVVEPAFKDTSVENGYLYAGKAGSGHFLKMVHNGIEYGMMASIGEGFDVLEKSGFDFDFEQVARVWNNGSVIRSWLMELTERAFSKDANLDEIKGVMHSSGEGRWTVETAFDLQTATPVIALSLLMRYRSLETDTFTGKVVAALRNEFGGHAVEKN
- the fsa gene encoding fructose-6-phosphate aldolase, which produces MKFFLDTGNVEEIKRIERLGLVDGVTTNPSLIAKEGRVFKEVIQEICGVVKGPVSAEVIGLKAGDMLKEAYEIAEWAPNVVIKLPMTEDGLYACHELTQKGIKTNVTLIFSAAQGLMAAKAGATYISPFVGRLDDIAVDGMKLIRDLRLILDTYDLPSEIIAASIRNIKHVEDAALSGAHIATIPGSLLPTLWKHPLTDSGIERFLKDWESVPK
- a CDS encoding winged helix-turn-helix transcriptional regulator, whose translation is MSDDENAKQICEKVEQSYQIIGRKWVALIIHTLMEEPKRFSEIHAYIPDLSKRVLNERMKELEEEGLVVRHVVTERPVRTEYMLSRKGTELGRALSSVERWADKWL
- the zwf gene encoding glucose-6-phosphate dehydrogenase, whose product is MDAMTFVLFGATGDLAKRKIYPALYNLYIDSKMPKSFSVIGLGRRELSDADFQANVEKSLHTFSRQTPEEEAQVRDFIGAFRYCSLNNTKLEDYTKLLELVQKREQELNIPENRMFYMSVAPEFFEPIALNIQESGLGNTKGWKKLIIEKPFGHDLQSARDLNEKLSNTFAEEEIYRIDHFLGKPMVQNIETLTYANPVIQALWSNRYIANVQITASETVGVEERAAYYDQSGALRDMFQNHMLQLLMMIGLHLPKRCTPEEIQFKKQKIAEALRPLTKENIASEVVRAQYGAGELQGTSVVGYLDEPDIPAGSQNETYVAARLWIDDPFWSEVPFYIRTGKRLAEKSTRIVVEFKAPLKTGHESENTTEPNLLTIEIGPKESISLQLNAKNPLNQGEVEPMHMSFNSGERNIPEAYENLIFDAMRGDSTFFAHWNEVELAWQWVQPILEAFQEGSVPLDTYSAGSQGPKSADRLIAENGYRWW
- a CDS encoding AraC family transcriptional regulator is translated as MFEPVNFEGNTLVWDYQIKSVNEFKGYYHWHQCGEILYVHEGQGIVVLNNHTYPIRKGMLFFFQPYQLHHVYAEVHPDTPYERNIFYVEPIVMDRYLGAFPHRRAFFSRLWKGRNQQQVFDLSSSMDQVDWIYKSYHQSRSRVGGEWEESVLFLLQLLNILDQQNDGEQASQRHLVESRQLRHAEKMMHWIEEHYIDEIRLDHMANDIHLSKSYASRIFQQETGSSITDYVTARRLKQAYLLLETTTLSVEEIGRRAGFPNGSYFIQLFRKSAGTTPLQYRQHFERSSRH